In Mycolicibacterium alvei, a single window of DNA contains:
- a CDS encoding DUF3349 domain-containing protein, translated as MAEASFLDNVLRWLRAGYPEGVPHKDHFALLALLTRSLTEDEVVKATHDILRSSDGARPITDDEIHVAVHNVIEKEPNPEEINQVAARLASVGWPLSTPAR; from the coding sequence ATGGCCGAGGCGAGCTTCCTGGACAACGTGCTGCGCTGGCTGCGTGCCGGTTATCCCGAAGGGGTGCCGCACAAGGACCACTTCGCGCTGCTGGCGCTGCTGACCCGATCACTCACCGAGGACGAGGTCGTCAAGGCCACCCACGACATCCTGCGGTCCAGTGACGGGGCCCGACCGATCACCGACGACGAGATCCACGTCGCGGTGCACAACGTCATCGAGAAGGAACCCAACCCCGAAGAGATCAACCAGGTCGCCGCGCGGCTGGCCTCGGTGGGTTGGCCACTGTCGACACCGGCGCGCTGA
- a CDS encoding inorganic phosphate transporter translates to MSSELIVLVLLIATALAFDFTNGFHDTGNAMATSIATRALKPKTAVLLAGVLNLVGAFLSVEVAITVTSSVLKIQDSTTGALIPSIDASTGLTIIFAGLIGGILWNLLTWLFGIPSSSSHALFGGLIGAGLAAIGLAGVNWSGVSQKVLIPAVAAPVIACLVACCGTWLVYRITRNVAQKRREAGFRWGQIATASLVALSHGTNDAQKTMGVIALALITTGHLSGDVKNNGLPFWIIASCALAIGLGTYIGGWRVIRTLGKGLVEIESPQGLAAEASSAAIILSSSAAGMALSTTHVATGSILGSGVGKPAAEVRWAVAGRMAVAWLVTLPAAGFVGALAFWLSHGIESLTSSSLAGDGLIFLVLVALSGYMWWRAQQQKVDPSNVNADWDHSTNSVVPAELREASNSTPNSDKPAGTATSGADKAAV, encoded by the coding sequence ATGAGCTCTGAGCTGATCGTCCTGGTGCTATTGATAGCAACAGCACTGGCTTTTGACTTCACCAACGGCTTTCACGACACCGGTAACGCCATGGCCACCTCGATCGCCACCCGCGCTCTCAAGCCGAAGACGGCGGTGCTGCTCGCCGGCGTGTTGAACCTGGTCGGTGCATTTCTGTCGGTCGAAGTCGCGATCACCGTCACGAGCTCGGTGCTCAAGATCCAGGACTCCACTACCGGAGCCCTGATCCCCTCGATCGATGCCTCGACCGGGCTGACGATCATCTTCGCCGGCCTGATCGGCGGCATCCTGTGGAATCTGCTGACCTGGCTGTTCGGTATCCCGTCGAGCTCGTCGCATGCCCTGTTCGGTGGCCTGATCGGTGCCGGCCTGGCGGCCATCGGCCTGGCCGGGGTGAACTGGTCCGGCGTCAGCCAGAAGGTGCTCATCCCGGCGGTGGCCGCACCCGTGATCGCCTGCCTGGTGGCGTGCTGCGGCACCTGGCTCGTCTACCGGATCACGCGCAACGTCGCGCAGAAGCGTCGCGAAGCGGGCTTCCGCTGGGGCCAGATCGCCACCGCCTCGCTCGTCGCGCTCTCCCACGGAACCAACGATGCGCAGAAGACCATGGGTGTCATCGCGCTGGCCCTGATCACCACCGGCCACCTCAGCGGGGACGTGAAGAACAACGGTCTGCCGTTCTGGATCATCGCCTCGTGCGCGCTGGCCATCGGCCTGGGCACCTACATCGGCGGCTGGCGGGTCATCCGCACCCTGGGCAAGGGCCTGGTGGAGATCGAATCCCCGCAGGGTCTGGCGGCCGAGGCGTCGTCGGCCGCGATCATCCTGAGCTCGAGTGCCGCCGGTATGGCCCTGTCCACCACCCACGTGGCGACCGGTTCGATCCTGGGCAGCGGCGTGGGCAAGCCCGCCGCCGAGGTGCGTTGGGCGGTCGCCGGCCGCATGGCCGTGGCCTGGCTGGTCACGCTGCCCGCCGCGGGTTTCGTCGGCGCGCTGGCCTTCTGGCTGTCGCACGGTATCGAGTCGCTGACGTCCTCGTCGCTCGCCGGTGACGGGCTGATCTTCCTGGTGCTGGTCGCCCTGTCCGGTTACATGTGGTGGCGCGCCCAGCAGCAGAAGGTCGACCCCAGCAACGTCAACGCCGATTGGGACCACTCCACCAACTCGGTGGTGCCCGCCGAGTTGCGTGAGGCGTCCAACTCCACCCCGAACAGTGACAAGCCTGCCGGTACCGCAACGTCCGGGGCCGACAAGGCTGCGGTCTGA
- a CDS encoding DUF3349 domain-containing protein — MNEFLAKIAAWLNAGYPDGVPGPDRVPLLALLTRRLTNDEVKAVARDLIDRGDFDHIDIGVLITQITDELPRVQDVERVRERLAAKGWPLDDPRETEGSLDTDEARNNGVDPKDAGGPA, encoded by the coding sequence GTGAACGAATTTCTCGCGAAGATCGCGGCCTGGCTGAACGCCGGGTACCCCGACGGGGTGCCCGGACCAGACCGGGTGCCGCTGTTGGCACTACTGACCCGGCGACTGACCAACGACGAAGTCAAAGCCGTCGCACGGGATCTCATCGATCGCGGTGACTTCGATCACATCGACATCGGTGTGCTGATCACCCAGATCACCGACGAACTGCCCCGCGTCCAGGATGTCGAGCGGGTCCGGGAACGACTCGCCGCCAAGGGTTGGCCGTTGGACGATCCGCGCGAAACCGAGGGCTCGCTCGACACCGACGAAGCCCGCAACAACGGCGTCGACCCGAAAGACGCAGGGGGCCCGGCATAG
- the menE gene encoding o-succinylbenzoate--CoA ligase — MAAALDDVLTGNGSAILPVPADDERQRSLLTTTLRAGEEIDDDVAVVISTSGTTGEPKGAMLTAAALRSSAESTHARLGGAGRWLLALPAYHIAGLQVLVRSTLAGTTPVAVSASFDPSELPSAVAALGSGRRYASLVAVQLDKSLRDPGAAEALADLDAVLIGGGPMPAGVADRAEAAGVHVVRTYGMSETAGGCVYDGVALDGVNVRVDNSRILLGGATVAKGYRNTITPDPFAEPDWFRTDDLGTVDDSGVLRVLGRVDDAVSTGGLTVLPQLVESALAGHPAIAECAVFGVPDERLGQRVAAALVLTPGSSAPDVAELCGHVAQTLDATAAPREVHVVDELPRRGIGKVDRRALMARFGER; from the coding sequence TTGGCGGCGGCCCTCGACGACGTCCTGACCGGAAACGGGTCGGCGATCCTGCCGGTGCCCGCCGACGACGAACGTCAGAGGTCCCTGCTGACAACGACTTTGCGCGCCGGCGAGGAAATCGACGACGACGTTGCCGTGGTGATCTCGACCTCGGGCACCACCGGTGAACCCAAGGGCGCGATGCTGACCGCGGCGGCGTTGCGATCCAGCGCCGAGTCGACGCACGCCCGGTTGGGCGGCGCGGGGCGGTGGCTGCTCGCCCTGCCCGCCTACCACATTGCCGGCCTGCAGGTCCTGGTCCGCAGCACACTCGCAGGCACCACGCCCGTCGCTGTCTCGGCCTCCTTCGACCCGAGCGAATTACCTTCTGCGGTAGCTGCTTTGGGCAGTGGCCGACGCTACGCGTCGCTGGTGGCGGTGCAATTGGACAAGTCGCTGCGTGATCCGGGCGCGGCGGAAGCACTGGCCGACCTCGACGCCGTGCTGATCGGCGGCGGGCCCATGCCCGCGGGTGTCGCCGACCGCGCCGAGGCGGCCGGGGTGCACGTCGTGCGCACCTACGGGATGAGCGAGACCGCCGGCGGCTGCGTGTACGACGGCGTGGCGCTCGACGGGGTGAACGTGCGCGTGGACAATTCGCGCATCCTGCTCGGCGGCGCCACCGTCGCCAAGGGGTATCGCAACACGATCACCCCCGATCCGTTCGCCGAGCCCGACTGGTTCCGCACTGATGACCTTGGCACCGTGGATGATTCGGGCGTGTTGCGGGTCCTGGGCCGGGTCGACGACGCGGTCAGCACCGGCGGTTTGACGGTGCTGCCACAACTGGTCGAATCGGCACTGGCCGGCCACCCGGCGATCGCCGAGTGTGCGGTGTTCGGAGTGCCCGATGAGCGGCTCGGACAGCGGGTGGCCGCCGCACTGGTCCTGACCCCCGGTTCGTCGGCCCCCGATGTGGCCGAGTTGTGTGGCCACGTGGCGCAAACGCTGGATGCCACCGCGGCACCGCGGGAGGTGCACGTCGTCGACGAGTTACCCCGGCGCGGCATCGGCAAGGTGGACCGCCGGGCGCTCATGGCGCGATTCGGTGAGCGATAA
- a CDS encoding pyridoxamine 5'-phosphate oxidase family protein: MRREVTSVDDLRALVGHPTAAAVNKVTARLSEAQQVWLKQSPLGFVATTDAQGRVDVSPKGDPPGFVHIIDDTTIAIPERPGNRRADGYLNVLERPHVGTVFVIPGRGDTLRINGTAQILSDADYFDTMAVNGKRPILALEIAVDEVFFHCPKAFLRSDTWKPETWNPTAAPSVAQMAKEFKPDQSRAELDEYYREDNLRKILY, translated from the coding sequence ATGCGCCGAGAAGTGACCTCAGTGGACGACCTGCGTGCCCTCGTCGGCCACCCCACCGCGGCCGCCGTCAACAAGGTGACGGCCAGACTGTCGGAGGCACAGCAGGTCTGGCTCAAGCAGTCACCGCTGGGTTTCGTGGCCACCACCGATGCACAGGGCCGCGTCGACGTCTCCCCCAAGGGTGACCCGCCCGGTTTCGTCCACATCATCGACGACACCACGATCGCGATCCCGGAACGGCCCGGCAACCGGCGCGCCGACGGCTACCTCAACGTCCTGGAACGCCCACACGTCGGCACCGTGTTCGTCATCCCCGGCCGCGGCGACACCTTGCGGATCAACGGCACCGCGCAGATCCTTTCCGATGCCGACTATTTCGACACCATGGCGGTGAACGGCAAGCGACCGATCCTGGCCCTGGAGATCGCCGTCGACGAGGTCTTCTTCCACTGCCCCAAGGCATTCCTGCGCTCGGACACGTGGAAGCCCGAGACCTGGAATCCGACGGCGGCGCCCTCGGTGGCCCAGATGGCCAAGGAGTTCAAACCCGATCAGAGCCGGGCCGAACTCGACGAGTACTACCGCGAGGACAATCTGCGCAAGATCCTCTACTGA
- a CDS encoding GNAT family N-acetyltransferase gives MGAGRAAAVSNGNPRADGAQLFCGVDLARRIEKAEAGLIVAATHAAGDRGADGLVLPVAGGFACFAETDSPMNKVVGLGFEGVPDEAVLGEIERAFAARGSETRVELSNLADPEIAALLSGRGYRLVEFENVLGRPVGDERSPASDVQVRRAEDLTAWVNVVVEGFAHPDDGPVSHEQFPADILERAERDIEKAGATAYVALRDGVVAGGGMMRRADGIAQLCGAATAPAHRRRGVQAALLAARLAEAADAGCEIAVVTTAPGSKSQNNVQRRGFQLLYTRAILVKPVQ, from the coding sequence GTGGGCGCCGGCCGGGCCGCCGCGGTGAGCAACGGGAACCCGCGGGCGGACGGGGCGCAGTTGTTCTGCGGTGTCGATCTGGCCCGGCGCATCGAGAAGGCCGAGGCGGGTCTGATCGTGGCGGCGACGCACGCGGCCGGGGACCGTGGTGCCGACGGGTTGGTGTTGCCGGTGGCCGGCGGATTCGCCTGTTTCGCCGAGACGGATTCACCGATGAACAAGGTGGTCGGACTCGGCTTCGAAGGTGTCCCCGACGAGGCGGTGCTGGGCGAGATCGAACGGGCCTTCGCGGCCCGAGGCAGCGAAACCCGGGTGGAACTGTCCAACCTGGCCGATCCCGAGATCGCCGCCCTGTTGTCGGGCCGCGGTTATCGGCTCGTCGAATTCGAGAATGTGCTCGGCAGGCCGGTGGGGGACGAGCGCTCGCCGGCGTCGGACGTACAGGTGCGCCGGGCCGAGGACCTCACTGCCTGGGTGAATGTCGTGGTGGAGGGGTTCGCCCATCCCGACGACGGTCCGGTCAGCCATGAACAGTTCCCGGCCGACATTCTCGAGCGAGCCGAGCGGGACATCGAAAAAGCTGGCGCCACAGCGTATGTCGCGCTCCGTGACGGAGTCGTGGCCGGTGGCGGGATGATGCGGCGGGCCGACGGGATCGCGCAGCTGTGCGGGGCGGCGACGGCGCCGGCCCACCGGCGCCGCGGTGTGCAGGCCGCGCTGCTGGCGGCGCGGCTGGCCGAGGCTGCCGACGCCGGATGCGAGATCGCCGTGGTGACGACGGCACCCGGCTCGAAGTCTCAGAACAACGTGCAGCGCCGAGGTTTTCAGCTGCTCTACACGCGGGCGATCCTGGTGAAACCGGTTCAGTAG
- a CDS encoding TetR/AcrR family transcriptional regulator, with the protein MTEETRRVLRRDAERNRQRVLTAARELFAEKGLEATLNDVARHANVGAGTVYRRFATKEELIEAIFVDGMEQLTALAKTALQHEDSWSGFAWYVASMCEITATDRGLREIAFSKVYGGDRVKACQEGLVPVLTALVERAQRDGHLRPELSSTDMPLLGLLSGTVSEFAGHVDPELWRRYVAILLEGMRCQPGQSPIPVQALDGEALDAAMRTWAPAGPPR; encoded by the coding sequence ATGACCGAGGAGACACGCCGTGTGCTGCGCAGAGATGCCGAGCGCAATCGGCAGCGGGTGTTGACCGCGGCACGGGAACTGTTTGCCGAGAAAGGCCTCGAAGCCACGCTGAACGACGTGGCGCGTCACGCCAACGTCGGGGCGGGCACCGTGTATCGGCGGTTCGCCACCAAGGAGGAGCTGATCGAGGCGATCTTCGTCGACGGCATGGAGCAGCTCACCGCACTGGCCAAAACTGCACTGCAACACGAAGATTCGTGGTCAGGGTTCGCGTGGTACGTCGCGAGCATGTGTGAGATCACCGCGACCGATCGAGGGCTACGGGAAATCGCGTTCAGCAAGGTCTACGGCGGCGACCGGGTGAAGGCCTGCCAGGAAGGTCTCGTCCCGGTGTTGACCGCGCTCGTCGAGCGGGCGCAGCGCGACGGTCATCTACGTCCGGAACTGTCGTCGACGGACATGCCGCTCCTCGGGTTGTTGTCCGGCACGGTGAGCGAGTTCGCCGGGCATGTCGACCCCGAGCTCTGGCGTCGCTACGTTGCCATCCTGCTGGAAGGCATGCGTTGTCAGCCGGGTCAGTCACCCATTCCGGTGCAAGCGCTCGACGGTGAAGCGCTCGACGCCGCGATGAGGACGTGGGCGCCGGCCGGGCCGCCGCGGTGA
- a CDS encoding MmpS family transport accessory protein — protein MLKVIRRIWLPFLIVIAMGAGVLIVMNVRKVFGAHPVIITETTSDNAEDFNPKVVKYEIFGTGGTAVINYMDLEGRPQRTGTVPLPWTVTLQTTLPSVQPNIMAQGDGDSISCRVTVDDEVKEERTATGLNAQTFCFVKAA, from the coding sequence ATGCTGAAGGTCATCCGCCGAATCTGGCTCCCCTTCCTGATCGTCATCGCGATGGGGGCCGGGGTGCTGATCGTGATGAACGTCCGCAAGGTCTTCGGCGCGCATCCGGTCATCATCACCGAGACCACATCGGACAATGCCGAGGACTTCAATCCCAAGGTCGTGAAGTACGAGATCTTCGGTACCGGCGGCACTGCCGTCATCAACTACATGGACCTCGAAGGCAGACCTCAGCGCACCGGAACCGTGCCCCTGCCATGGACCGTGACGCTGCAGACCACGTTGCCGTCGGTGCAGCCCAACATCATGGCGCAAGGTGACGGGGACAGCATCAGCTGCCGGGTCACCGTCGACGACGAGGTCAAAGAAGAGAGAACGGCTACTGGATTGAACGCACAGACCTTCTGCTTTGTGAAGGCAGCATGA
- a CDS encoding MMPL/RND family transporter, whose translation MSGPRGETPTDETPTDAIATGRHSAPERPLIPRLIRTFALPIILAWIVIVALLNTVVPQLEVVGKMRAVSMSPNDAPSMIAIKEVGKKFQEYDTSSSVMVVLEGDKPLGLEAHIFYDQMVRDLRADTTHVQHVQDFWGDTLTAKGAQSRDGKAAYVQVYIAGDQGETLANESVEAVRRIATESPAPDGVKAYVTGSAASSTDQNIVGDESMKLIEFVTFGVIAVMLLGVYRSIITTLIVLGMVLLELSGARGMVALLGYHNFFGLTTFATNMLVTLAIAAATDYAIFLIGRYHEARRSGEDKEAAYYDMFHGTAHVVLASGLTIAGATLCLHFTRLPYFQTMGIPLAVGMVVVVAMALTLGPAVISVFGRFGKILEPKRHSKSRGWHRVGTATVRWPGAILVCAIVAALIGLLALPGYHTTYNDRIFLPKDVGTNVGYDAAFRHFSQAKMNPDLMMIESDRDLRNPADFLVIDKIAKALKNVHGIAQVQTITRPDGEPIKHSTIPYALGQSGTTQLMNNDYAQANLQNLLDQADDLQTSIDAMTEMMSIQTDLAAVSQSMADKMKTTSGDMNDVRDHLADFDDQFRPLRNYLYWEPHCFDIPICWSMRSVFDSLDGINKLSDDFQDLVPDMQRMADLMPKMVATMPRQIQSMKHQKELLLNQYQVQKAQQDQTMAMQNTATAMSEAFDTAKNDDSFYLPPEAFETADFQRGLKLFMSPDGHAVRLTIIHQGDPLTPEGTARIEPLKIAAADAIKGTPLEGAKIYLGGSSATYHDMQLGADYDLIIVAAAALILIFIIMLVLTRAVVASAVIVGTVVLSLASAFGLSVLLWQHIVGIPLHWMVMPMSVIVLLAVGADYNLLLVARIKEEIHAGLKTGIIRAMVGTGAVVTSAGLVFAFTMASMAVSSLIVIGQVGTTIGLGLLFDTLVVRSLMTPSIATLLGRWFWWPQHVRQRPVPKPWPKPVQRDPEEALT comes from the coding sequence ATGAGCGGCCCCAGGGGAGAAACCCCCACCGACGAGACCCCGACCGACGCCATTGCCACCGGGCGCCACTCGGCACCTGAGCGCCCGCTGATCCCGCGCCTCATCCGAACGTTCGCCCTGCCGATCATCCTGGCGTGGATCGTGATCGTCGCGCTGCTCAACACCGTCGTCCCGCAACTCGAGGTCGTCGGGAAGATGCGCGCAGTGTCGATGAGCCCCAACGACGCACCGTCGATGATCGCCATCAAAGAGGTCGGCAAGAAGTTCCAGGAGTACGACACCAGCAGCTCGGTGATGGTGGTGCTCGAAGGCGACAAGCCACTGGGCCTCGAGGCGCACATCTTCTACGACCAGATGGTGCGCGACCTGCGCGCCGACACCACCCACGTACAGCATGTGCAGGACTTCTGGGGCGACACCCTGACCGCCAAGGGCGCCCAGAGCCGCGACGGCAAGGCCGCCTACGTGCAGGTCTACATCGCCGGCGACCAGGGTGAGACGCTCGCCAACGAGTCCGTCGAGGCGGTGCGGCGCATCGCCACCGAAAGCCCCGCACCTGACGGCGTGAAGGCGTACGTCACCGGGTCCGCGGCATCGAGCACCGACCAGAACATCGTCGGCGACGAGAGCATGAAGCTCATCGAGTTCGTCACGTTCGGCGTCATCGCGGTGATGCTGCTGGGCGTGTACCGGTCGATCATCACGACGCTGATCGTGCTGGGCATGGTCCTACTCGAATTGTCCGGCGCCCGTGGGATGGTCGCGTTGCTGGGCTATCACAACTTCTTCGGTCTCACGACGTTCGCCACCAACATGCTGGTGACCCTGGCCATCGCCGCGGCCACCGACTACGCAATCTTCCTCATCGGCCGATATCACGAAGCCCGAAGATCCGGCGAGGACAAAGAAGCGGCCTACTACGACATGTTCCACGGCACGGCCCACGTCGTGCTCGCGTCGGGCCTGACCATCGCCGGCGCGACGCTGTGCCTGCACTTCACCCGCCTGCCGTACTTCCAGACCATGGGCATCCCGCTGGCGGTCGGCATGGTGGTCGTGGTCGCCATGGCGCTGACCCTGGGGCCGGCCGTCATCTCGGTGTTCGGCCGATTCGGCAAGATACTGGAGCCCAAGCGGCATTCGAAGTCCCGCGGATGGCACCGCGTCGGTACCGCCACGGTCCGCTGGCCGGGCGCAATCCTGGTGTGCGCCATCGTCGCTGCGTTGATCGGCCTGCTCGCCCTGCCCGGCTACCACACCACCTACAACGACCGCATCTTCCTGCCCAAGGACGTGGGGACGAACGTCGGGTACGACGCGGCGTTCCGCCACTTCTCGCAGGCGAAGATGAACCCGGACCTGATGATGATCGAGTCCGATCGCGATCTGCGGAACCCGGCCGACTTCCTGGTGATCGACAAGATCGCCAAGGCCCTCAAGAACGTGCACGGCATCGCCCAGGTGCAGACCATCACCCGTCCCGACGGCGAGCCGATCAAGCACTCGACGATCCCCTACGCGCTGGGCCAGAGCGGCACGACCCAGTTGATGAACAACGACTACGCGCAGGCCAATCTGCAGAATCTGCTCGACCAGGCCGACGACCTGCAGACCAGCATCGACGCCATGACCGAGATGATGAGCATCCAGACGGATCTGGCCGCGGTGTCACAGAGCATGGCCGACAAGATGAAGACGACGTCGGGCGACATGAACGACGTCCGGGATCACCTGGCCGACTTCGACGACCAGTTCCGGCCGCTGCGCAACTACCTCTACTGGGAACCGCACTGCTTCGACATCCCGATCTGCTGGTCGATGCGGTCGGTCTTCGATTCACTCGACGGCATCAACAAGTTGTCCGACGACTTCCAGGACCTGGTTCCCGACATGCAGCGCATGGCGGACCTGATGCCGAAGATGGTCGCCACCATGCCGCGGCAGATCCAGTCGATGAAGCATCAGAAAGAGCTGCTGCTCAACCAGTACCAGGTGCAGAAGGCCCAGCAGGACCAGACGATGGCGATGCAGAACACCGCCACCGCCATGAGCGAGGCGTTCGACACGGCCAAGAACGACGATTCGTTCTACCTGCCGCCGGAGGCGTTCGAGACCGCCGACTTCCAGCGGGGCCTCAAGCTGTTCATGTCGCCCGACGGACATGCGGTGCGGCTCACCATCATTCACCAGGGTGATCCGCTGACCCCCGAAGGCACCGCACGCATCGAACCGCTCAAGATCGCGGCGGCCGACGCCATCAAGGGAACCCCGCTCGAGGGTGCCAAGATCTACCTCGGCGGCAGCTCGGCGACCTACCACGACATGCAGTTGGGTGCGGACTACGACCTGATCATCGTCGCCGCGGCGGCACTGATCCTGATCTTCATCATCATGTTGGTGCTCACCCGGGCCGTGGTGGCCTCCGCGGTGATCGTCGGCACCGTGGTGCTCAGTCTCGCCTCGGCCTTCGGACTGTCGGTGCTGCTGTGGCAACACATCGTGGGAATCCCGTTGCACTGGATGGTGATGCCGATGTCGGTCATCGTCCTGCTGGCCGTCGGCGCGGACTACAACCTCCTGCTCGTCGCACGAATAAAGGAGGAGATCCACGCCGGGCTGAAGACCGGAATCATCCGGGCCATGGTCGGCACCGGCGCCGTGGTGACGTCGGCGGGCTTGGTCTTCGCGTTCACCATGGCCTCGATGGCGGTCAGCAGTTTGATCGTTATCGGTCAGGTCGGCACCACGATCGGCTTAGGCTTGCTGTTCGACACCCTCGTGGTTCGGTCGTTGATGACGCCGTCCATCGCCACGCTCCTCGGGCGCTGGTTCTGGTGGCCTCAGCACGTCCGTCAACGTCCGGTGCCGAAACCCTGGCCGAAACCCGTCCAACGAGATCCCGAGGAGGCCCTGACCTGA
- a CDS encoding DUF732 domain-containing protein produces the protein MKRLIIALSICAAAGLAVSAPAYADPDTDFANELHTFGIYGQRDYNAWIGKIMCKRLRNGVDHTAQDSVKFVKKQLAKDSSDAQAWQFTGTAINYYCPDQRGVYERAAH, from the coding sequence ATGAAACGCCTCATCATCGCCCTGTCGATCTGTGCCGCAGCCGGTCTGGCCGTCTCGGCGCCGGCCTATGCCGATCCCGATACCGATTTCGCCAACGAGTTGCACACCTTCGGCATCTACGGGCAGCGTGACTACAACGCCTGGATCGGCAAGATCATGTGCAAACGACTGCGCAACGGCGTCGACCACACTGCCCAGGACTCGGTGAAGTTCGTCAAGAAGCAACTGGCCAAGGACAGCAGCGACGCCCAGGCCTGGCAGTTCACCGGCACCGCCATCAACTACTACTGCCCCGATCAGCGTGGCGTCTACGAACGGGCCGCGCACTAA
- a CDS encoding DUF5078 domain-containing protein — MSNRTSVKTLIRTGVAACAVAGSLATAGIVNADATDDYPIPNRILRTPCTAEQIMAAARDVEPVYYERYMIDYNNKPVADQQGAQDRIHWFFSMDYAGRRQYSENMATNAFFENMSWRWPNWAKLFFNNKGVAANTTDICQNYPPNDMSVWNWR; from the coding sequence ATGTCCAACCGCACCAGCGTCAAAACCCTGATCCGCACCGGCGTCGCCGCCTGCGCCGTGGCCGGCAGCCTGGCCACCGCAGGCATCGTCAACGCCGACGCGACCGACGACTACCCGATCCCCAACCGGATCCTGCGCACCCCCTGCACCGCCGAACAGATCATGGCCGCCGCCCGCGACGTCGAACCCGTCTACTACGAGCGCTACATGATCGACTACAACAACAAGCCCGTCGCCGACCAGCAGGGCGCCCAGGACCGCATCCACTGGTTCTTCTCCATGGACTACGCCGGCCGCCGCCAGTACTCCGAGAACATGGCCACCAACGCCTTCTTCGAGAACATGTCCTGGCGCTGGCCCAACTGGGCCAAGCTGTTCTTCAACAACAAGGGCGTCGCGGCCAACACCACCGACATCTGCCAGAACTACCCACCCAACGACATGTCGGTGTGGAACTGGCGCTGA
- a CDS encoding NAD(P)H-dependent flavin oxidoreductase → MKPAICEQFGIDFPLFAFSHCRDVVAAVTNAGGFGVLGATAYTPEQLDQELSWIDEQVGGKPYGADIIVPAKFEGKGEKLSRGQLTDRIPAEYREFVAQLLADHDIEPEEKQRFGGSSLSGDTGRELLDVAMSHPIKLIANALGVPPDYMIEAGRERGVPVAALVGAREHALKQVQAGVDLIVAQGTEAGGHCGEVSTLVLVPEVLETLEQAGSDIPVLAAGGIVTGRQMAATVAMGAAGAWTGSVWLTTEEAETAPHTVQKMLEATSRDTVRSTGRTGKPARQLRSEWTDAWQPNADGHPTLPLPLQNMLAEPIIRRVDVLAAQGHPGAQALATYFVGQGVGLMNKVKPAREVVREFIEDYLAATERLSNSLPD, encoded by the coding sequence GTGAAACCCGCCATCTGTGAGCAGTTCGGTATCGATTTCCCGCTCTTCGCCTTCAGCCACTGCCGCGACGTGGTGGCCGCGGTGACCAACGCCGGGGGCTTCGGCGTGCTGGGCGCCACCGCCTACACCCCCGAGCAACTGGACCAGGAGCTGTCCTGGATCGACGAGCAGGTCGGCGGCAAGCCCTACGGCGCCGACATCATCGTGCCGGCGAAGTTCGAGGGCAAGGGCGAGAAGCTGTCGCGGGGACAGCTCACCGATCGCATCCCCGCCGAGTACCGCGAATTCGTCGCGCAGCTGCTCGCCGATCACGACATCGAGCCCGAGGAGAAGCAGCGCTTCGGTGGATCCTCGCTGTCCGGCGACACCGGCCGCGAACTGTTGGACGTCGCGATGAGCCACCCGATCAAGCTGATCGCCAACGCGCTCGGGGTGCCACCGGACTACATGATCGAGGCGGGCCGTGAGCGCGGGGTTCCCGTCGCGGCGCTGGTGGGAGCCCGCGAGCACGCCCTCAAGCAGGTGCAGGCCGGGGTCGACCTGATCGTCGCGCAGGGCACCGAGGCCGGTGGGCACTGCGGTGAGGTGTCGACGCTGGTGCTCGTGCCGGAGGTACTGGAGACGCTGGAACAGGCGGGTAGCGACATCCCGGTGCTGGCAGCCGGCGGCATCGTCACCGGACGGCAGATGGCCGCGACCGTCGCGATGGGCGCCGCGGGGGCCTGGACCGGGTCGGTCTGGCTGACCACCGAGGAAGCCGAGACCGCGCCGCACACCGTGCAGAAGATGCTGGAGGCGACCTCGCGGGACACCGTGCGTTCCACCGGGCGGACGGGCAAGCCGGCCCGCCAGCTCCGCTCGGAGTGGACCGACGCCTGGCAGCCCAATGCCGACGGCCACCCGACTCTTCCGCTACCGCTGCAGAACATGCTGGCCGAGCCGATCATCCGCCGGGTGGATGTGCTTGCCGCCCAGGGGCATCCGGGCGCGCAGGCGCTGGCTACCTACTTCGTCGGGCAGGGCGTGGGACTGATGAACAAGGTCAAACCGGCCCGCGAGGTGGTCCGCGAGTTCATCGAGGACTACCTCGCGGCCACCGAACGGTTGAGCAACTCACTCCCGGACTGA